TTACTCGCAGCCGAGGAGCTTATGCCTGCGCCCATATACGTCGTAAAGTatgtgcctcgtaggaaaattccgTTTTCAAGGTCGttttccacgctgtttttcaagaTGATTATTGGAAGTTGAGCTTGGCCGCACCTGTATTCTGCACTTCTCCCCTATCTTTTCCAGGAGATATTGCAATCCgtggtcaatttcgtggtgtgctACCTCAAAACgttattttctttactctACTCGAAGCTTCACTTTCTTTCGATTGATTAGCGATTATCTCGCAGCAACATCCGTTGTTTCCATAGCAATTAGGTCACGTCATGAGGACACTCAAACTTCAGTTTAACTACTTACTGACGAGGAACATTACTCAGTCGGATATCCGCAAATCCAGAGCTGTTCGGGGTGTTGgtttcgactctgaccaccgtccagttctcagccttaagatacggttccacaagaggaACCGAGGAATGCctcctcaaccgaaaatcgacatggcacaTCTGGAAGACGAAGAATGTAGAACGAATTTCCggaacgtgtgtctattcatggtggagtacggaccagggaGAAGCTTTGCGACGCGGATTCGTTTACAAAGTACATGCAGGACGTTGCAATGACAACGGCCTTGGTTCAAATACCGACTAAGTTTACCTTTGCATCTGCAGAGGCAAGCATctacgtacaattctgtatgtgacGGCCGCAGCACTGACGATTTCAATCAGAAAAAGCGTCTTAGGAGGAAGTTGTGTCGTCAACCGCAGCAAGACTGTGATAAGGAGTGGACGTCTGGAGCAAAGAAACTTGAGAAGGCGTGAACAAGAATCCACAGAAAAACTATGCTTTATTAaagcagtatagcggcaagatgaaaagatgttctccagttcTCCGAAATATGCGATTAATGAGGAAATAGTGACCGAGTTCGAAGTACTGGtttgtatccaaaagatgaacgatggaaaatctgggcgagacgacggaattagcgcagaaatgctgaaatatcttccttcgtctgggattcgtgaaatgacaagatcatccgttcaatacgGATAGACGAggggatacctgactcgtggagacataATTCTCcttcacaagaagttatccgtcacggaccctaagaattatcgaggaatctttttgctgcgtgttatgcacaaggtactggagcggattatcctggaccgactcattaaacatcgtgaagaaacaacgtgcgacgagcaagctggttCTCGTCCTGGCCAATTTACGATTGAACAagtgttcatcgttaggagagtgatcgaaatctggcagcggtactCGAAGCTAATGCGATTAGCCttcctggactttgaagccgcttttgactctcctcatcgaggccgtcttctcaacacaggacccttcctgttcaacttcgctatcgacgacatcatgcgaagaacagttgctCAGTGTGCTGCCGACATTTtattagcaccatcagggtgctcTTGACTGATCTCGAACACGCCGACGACGTTATTATATTCGCGTCGTTATATTATGTTATGTAAACTTCAACATGAGAAGTacattcagcaaagatgcgctaagaccatttctgcattcaactcgttagcgaaatgcctgtggtcgacccccatcaccaacgaagtcaagctgcctATTACCAATTCGCCTCATGGTGTACGGATCGGTGAAATGGGTAGCACCCTCTAAAGTGATGGAGATGCTTGATTGAGTGGAAAGGAAGCTGATTGGAcggctgcttggctactttcGGCCTAAGGTCTGCCACAATAAAGAGCTTTACGCGGAGGTCTATGTGATGTcgacgtggaagatatcaacatcttgcactgcCACCGAAAGTGGCTACCGAAATCCTCTTCACACTTTGGTCATGTACTATgaagaccagcagatcgcGTTGTTTAACGAGTTTTGAGGAATTTAtcgggttcaagctggaagaggccacctggccgaaagcGGAAGATCTGGGCTGAAAtgatgaaagaggacctgaggacactcggcgtggcgATAAGTAGTTCCGGCGAGACGGAAGGTTACGCAGgacatggaatagcgacgagtggattgattccgtggcccgccgattaagtcaagtaattCAAGTAAGTCATTATGTCATGTATGCTTGATAGGAGTGGTATTTGTACAAAacaccttttctttcttgtccATTGGTAGAAATAGCTCTACGCAGCATATTACATTAATTATCGACTATGAACTGATCGATATTGATGCAGACATTTTTTAAGCTTCTTTCAATATTTGAAATGGGAGAAAAGCCAGCGAAGGAAATTGCTGTCACCCACACGATTCTAGCTCATTCGGTGACTGGCTGTCATAGGTCACATGCCACCTGTGAACGCAACAAAATCAAACAGGGTCAATTTTGAGAGGGTCAATTCCGATAAAAATTGAGCGTGCGGTGTTTTAGATCTCTTTGAATACGAAGCAATTCATTTATTGCGTTCAATGTGTGTTGTATGGAAGaaagtaattaaaataaattacagaAATTTGTTCAGAGCATGAACTGGTAAGAGGAGAATGAAAGAGTGGAAGTTCTCCTTTTGCGTGAAACGAGATGATCCTAACATCACTATTTTGTTGAAGAGTTCATCAGTTTCATCTAAACGGCAAACATTCATTCCGATTGGCCTACGTTCAGTGATAAGGAAGAAGTCCCTCAGCGATCTCGATTTGGTTTCCTTCCCAAATCTTTATGCGTTATTCCATTCCAGTTTTCGCGTTGTCTCCTTGAAAAGTGTATATGGatatttttcgatattttggATGGGAATGTAGCTTCTTGTCAAACATGCCTCATTTTAGCGGCTTGAGGGTATTGTAGAACACCGAAAATCGAATGTAAAGTTGTTGTGCTCGGGGATTCTATTACCGCTATCATTCAACTGAATTTGCAAGActtcttcaaatcgatgaaagtgaagACACAACTAAATCTTACACCTACGGTACTTCTATGAGTGTTGAGACGACTACCGTTCAGAGCTCGAAGATTTAGCGAAGTTTGTAAATCTACTACAGAAATACGACATCGCTCTCTGTTAAGTACATACTTCCGTTTCCCGATGGGGCACTTCTTTACTTAAGTAAACTGGCTATGTGAAAACGCTATGTCTCATCGGATGAACAGATTTCTGGGCGACCATAAGAGCCTTCTGATAAATGAATTTGTATCGGTGTTTTGAGTTTTTGCTGCGGTGATCACAAATTACGTCGAATGTTgtgcaatcggtaagaggtcccgtTGTGGCTGCATCACGATCAAGTTGAATTGAAGTTCCATTCCACACTAGtcccaaccaaacctttcctCTCTCCgggatcaataaattggtaccaaacttgtctgggagattaaaatcactgactttccacatcggctcgcccccgcaagtcattgtacaagCTGATTACGCGTCTGTGAACCGCGTTCGTAAAGTTCAAACAATttagaattgaagtgaacgtgttggCGAATCGTAAGCCGGTTGATTCAGGATAGACACCTAACCATTTTTATCCTTTGATTGCGGTTGAAACGttcctttgctttttttttaaatcatccACCGGTAAGTTAACATGAACTAGACTTTGACaacatagaacacaaaaaagaaaaacgaaacgcTGACCATTTTTAGGCCTGTAGAAACTATGATGATCAAAAGTCAAGGTAACCGGAACTAAGGATAAAAAGGTTATCGCAACATTTATTCATCACTAAACTTCTAATGTTTTCCCCtcctgaaaatgtttttaacCCATTGTTTAAAGCGATCCCAGACAGATTTTTGTTCTGCGTCAACTGAAAAGTGTATCGTGCTAACGGCTTCaccgtgatttttttaaaatgatgttTAAGAGCTACTCACCGTAGCGATACTTTAGCGATGtaacaataaatgaatattcgGAAtcgtagtagattatgggaacgAGATTCGTATGTGATCTAAGGTTTGTTCCTCTGTCCTCTCCATCACAGAACCTAAACCGTCAGCGTTAATCATTTAAATGCCTGAAGTTCAATTTCTAAGACATATCATGAaactaaaaacaacaaaaaaatggtggaatctcTCCACGTAGATATAAGATTAGTGGTGTAAATTGTGACTAATTAGTACGACCATGCTTAGTTCCTCCTGACGCTTTTAGCTTCTTAGCTGTCCTGAAGAAAGGCGTGGGTAACGTCCTCATCGATAGATTTTTCCTACAAAGCATGGAACAATGTGTCACGTAAGCGAGCGAGCGTAAGCTTTCCATGTTACgtttagaaaaattaggagGAAGTGAGCGTAATAACATCCATAGTTGTGATCTAAAGCTTTAACCTTATCCTTTTCTGGCGAGATCCTTGGAAGATCCATTCTCGCTTGCTGCAattaaacaacattttttccaaataatattaataatgaacCATTGGGGCATTTCCAATCTATCTTTACCACTCCATGTAATTTTCAGcttaatagtataatatatgGTTTACTGCACCACGTCTTACAGCTACATTCTACTGATGTGCTTGTGTCAACGTTATGtggcacaaaaaaaacaacgatacTTGAAGTTAGAATACTTATCCTTATTACGAATCGTTCGCCATTTTATAGATAAATTAATTGTACACTGCGTCTGCAGCTGTGACTTCTAGTACATAGTCATAGTCTTATTACTTCTACATTGAACAGTTTGAAGTAATTCTTCGCTAAACGTCAAACCGTTGGGAAACACGCTCAAGAAATATGTAGAGGATTGGTTGGTAGAAGTTCCAACTTGTCAATAGTCCAATCTAAGCAACAGtcaagattttttaaaaactttattacggctaacgtttcggcgtcgtcgccttcgtcagagcctggaaagtcagatcatttgtgacaaatcctctcaaatgcctcatccaggagaagtcatcattccctagtatgctacatccaaaaacCAAACCAAAAGAGTctaaatcgttgtgcctacctcagtagccgcgttgccgtgatattagcggacctccgcgtgataaaatcgccCCATTAATACTAATTAGAATGTGACCTGCATaggaccccgtagatcaaaacccgcaaggGTCTTCATACAGaaccagctcgttggtcacggttatgcattcttcctttccattcatttttggacttttagcatttatccaaaacgcctccaaagttctgcgagctacaaCTTcggaaggcgacgacgccgaaacgtttgccgcaataaagtttgttaacaattatggctgttgcttaaattggactatcgacaagttgcaatctctatgtcAAGATTCAAGggaagtcgaactttcgcacttccgGTTGGTAGAGGATTCATCAATGTCCGCATCTTTTTCCGTAAATCCGTCCAGTCTTGAGGggaacataccacgaatctgatgtggtgagggaatccgcgggaaaaacTAGAGATAGCGGTAtcgattgcgggatccgaggtggttccgctcttctctccctaatcgccaTAAAATAATGCGTtccggtctcctcagcagccttttcactagttttatttgaataggcgAATGAGAAGACATTagtgatcttcgaccgctcgcacaaGGGTGGCTCATGACTGGTGAAAACATCGTTAAAAACGACGTTTCACActgtttttcacgacaatttGGAAAAGACGAGTGGGACCAGCCTGGTTTCCGCAATTTACAACAcgatctctagcttttcctttGGATTCTCCGGTCACAagcttttttgtgtttttttttgctaagccgtttttagtgtttttcctttgaaaaaacggTGCCAGACGAGAGGCTGCATAAGACAAGCCATCTTGGTGCGTTAGTATTCTAGCGCTGCATCGAATAGTGACCAGTATTCAATACTGCGCTCTTAGAAATGCAATGGGAAAGTATGCAAAGACGCCTCTCTTGTTTTTCTACTTCCTTACCCCGGAGGGCCTGCATTTGCCTTTCTCAATCTCGCCAcaggaaaaatgtggaaactACCTGGGCCGTGTTTTAAATGGTGTATGCCATATTAGTAGGATTATGCGGTGAAAATTCCGCCATCATTTTTTCAGACTTCAAATCCTGATAGTTGCTTTCCCCGGCTCTGGCACTTTGTTGCAGATatcacaactacattttagaGTCGGtgaaaattaatttagaaGAGACAAGCAGATTCTGTCGTGGTCGCTGAACTCATACGAATAGGTATCACTAACCTGTAACCAGTATATCGTTGGTCTTGATTAGCCTTGATTTCTACTCCAGCTTTAACGCAACCTTCCGAAGACGTCGCGTCGATTTGGTTAACACTGATCTCGATCACTTTTTCACTGGGAGCCTAAATGTGCTGCACACCTTCCCTGAGTGTCATTACTAATAGAAAGACGGGGctcataaaatacaaaaaaaacctttctctCCGCAAACCTTGATCCAATATGTGCACATGTGATATCCGTTCTCAagctcttcttttcctttttgtacGTGGTGGAATTCTTGCCAGTCTTTGGATGCATCCAGTATACTACCGCATTTGCCAGGCTAAGACACAGATATGTTGTTGTAGAGTACAGTAAGGTGTAATACATTTAAGCTACCTTATCTTCACAAAGATCGCCTCCATAGCCACTGGGACATATGCATTTGCTGCAGTTACGCGGATGGGGAAATCCTCCTACAGCACATTTCGCCGACGCCTCCGATCTACACTTTTCTAAATAATGTTTTGACCTCGAAATTTCAAAGGAatttccacgttttttttttgtctttttatgtatttttcgtGTTTCCTTTGCCTACAGTAAGTAGAACACAGATTCGGTATGTCTTACTTTTActgaattattatttaaagcCAACATAaggcacgaatctgacgtggtgagagaatccgcgTAAAAAACTAGAAGTGATGCTGTAGAGTGCGGATGATCCGGGGTTGTTTCGCTCCTCACTTCTTAACCGTCGTAAGAAAGGGCGTGGCAACCAATTTAgttcttacgaggtacgttagagcgCTGCTCTATGtgcacgttccggtcccctcagcagactattcattggttttacttgaacagactgctgaggagacttcattaattctcgaccgctcgcacatGGTTGCAGGGCGTGCACAATGGTGGCGCGTCGcgactgaaatcgtcgtaaaaataCAGCGTcctccacgccgtttttttacgacgattaggtcGAGGTTAGCGCAACTACCCTGATCCTGCGATTTACAACTCTGTCTCTAGCttttccgcggattccctcagccacttcagattcgtgcctGTGTGCTGCCTTTATTTGGGTCAGATGAACCTTTCAGCTTTCACAAACCTGTACAATTGTAAAGCTCATTTATCGTGTACAGATCAAAGAACGATATGAAAGGTGAACCCATAGTCCTCTGGTATCTGATGTCCGTTGGAATCATTGTTGGGTTCTTGGATGGGGAAGGGctgtaatttattttctatcactAAAATtcgaaggcagcatatcatggAAATGACGATGTCCCCAAGAAAAGATAGGAGTAGAAGTGTAGACTACGAGTAGGAGTGTGTACGCCCAACTCCCCTTAATCTTACTGAAAAAGACCTGGCCAAACTACTTTTTTGTACGGGTTTTCCTACGAAACATCTTATGACGTCCCACATGCTCGCGCCGCGAGCGACAGTGGACCGTAATCAGTGGGTTTTTCCTAGCGGcctattcaagaaaaaccaGTGGCTGCGCTGCTAGGGAATCGGTGAAGAGTGATGTTATaaagtacctcgtaggaattcGTACAAAAAAGCCACTtcacacgccgtttttcaggaagattagagggaattgagcatTAATACGCTCATACTCACTCTCCATGTGCACCCCTAAGCCTTCCTCTTTCTAGAGAGATCCCaacgtcgtcaatttcgtggccAGCTGCCTTTGACAGACAATCGAAAGACTTACTAATGCATGATACTTCCGTAGTCATAAGGAGATCCGATGTCAAGGCTTTCATTTGCAGGCAACTTTTCGAATTGCCCTTTATACTGTTTTATATATGTGTCCTAGAaagtcattttatttcatattaatAAAGGCTTGAATACGAATTGTACAAGTTCAATGATACCTTATCCGCGCTCGTTGACATATCTTGATAACGATCCTTGAATTGCTCCTGAAGTAACCCTGACCTCAAACATCGATTTGTCGAAAATGTAGAAGTTGAAATTGCTCAGATACCATGACATTCTCCCAGTTTATAGCGATGTAACTGTCACGATCATTTCTGCGATGGGTATGCTGGAAGCCCAATGCGTGCCCAATTTCGTGAGCAAAACCCCCAAAGTGGGCGCACTTCCGGTCAATAGTTATAGTTTGTACTCCTCCCTTTCTGCCTACAGAGGACGAGCAGCCTTGTTTGGTTTCTAACACATGTATCCTGTCTTTTGCTGAAACtcgacatttttttcgaatagttGATCACTTCAAATTTACTTAGTATAACTATGATTTTCCTACCATATCTACTCCGTGAGAACTTAATGCACGTGTCCTTCTCCCAGGCTTTTACTGCCATCCAAAACCGATACCTCATTTTGTTTGCTGTGCATTTCGTATTTCAAAACGATAGCGAAGTTGGACGTAAACTATGTACTCACTGAATCTGCTgtcgaaataaaaattcactcCTTCCAACCACAGTGTTGTGGAACTTCCTCTTTGTTTCTTTGGCTCTACGGTTTTGAGTTCATTTAGCCCCATTCTGGGATTTCCAGTCTGTAACTGCGTGGaattgaaaatagaaatggtaatcaaagaaaattagttCTCAGTTTTATTTTAGATGTGTTGTACTACAGTGTCTGAAGCCaggttttctgatttttagatagattttagatttttagatTCTACCGGATTCTTCAAACAGGGATTTTGCTGGCGCATATTAATGAAAGCTACCTAGacaacttcaaaaattggCAAAGGTTACTTTTATTCACGAATTCGCCGCactattttgaagttttggtGTATATAGAGAAAATTATTTCCCACGTATTTCTAATAATGAggaagcattttcatttttcgagTGAAGTTCTGTTTCGGTTAACACACCTCATAGTCATTGTTCGCAAACAATATGTGTTCCAAACTCGAAGCACTTGCGCCGTGTGTTGGATTTTCAGATAAAGCACCATTTATGCACGCCGCAAGAAAGAGTATGAAGAACATGCTATTGTGGACTGAAAAACAAGTAAAGGAACTGAAGAAGAAGTCCGGGGTGGTGTGGCATGATTATTaatgaaattaataaaagtGAACAACATGAGACAGTCGTCGGAATATTTATACGAAAAAGGCAAATAAATCCTGGTAAGAGCTGCTGATTACACATCAAAGACCGTTTGCAGGATTCTGTTCAATCGTTGCGAAGTCCACAACTTCATAGATCCCactgacaaaaacaaaaactccaCTGACAAAAATAACGAGAATCTGTAAGAAAGGCGGGAATTTGGTGTTTCGGCGGCTTGTTGAGTCATTTAcagtgatttatttatttatttattcccatTTACAGTACAGCATTCAAATTGTTCATTATTATCAGCACAACTCAATAATTTCCTCTTAATTCGATCTTCGAAGTTAGAATTGGATGGTTGAGTTGCGGGAAATGCTCGGCTATTAACTTCTAGCGTTTGGATGGAACTATTCCGACACTAGTATATATTTGTATCTCCTTCGCATTTCAAGTTCTTATAATCATTGTTTCCTTCTATGGAGTCTCTCCTGTATCATGTGTGCTCCAGGTGATCTTATAAATGTCAGAGCGGTCGCCAGAACCCTCTTGCTCGGATCGGGACTTGTCCAGTAGGTTCTCTGTTAACCAAAGACATTCTTTTCCTCGTTAAAAGTCTTTGTTATGGAATCTAACAATCGAATGTTAGGTCACCCTTTTAACGCGCTCCGCGCATTGTGGAATCCAGTCGCCAACGGCTCTTGTCTAGCTCTTGTTAGAATGGATCACGGATCTGActcatctaattttacagTGCGGGGTCTCGAAGCATCAATCGATGGCGCGCGTTGCTACGTCGAGTCCCCTCTTTCGCTTGCGTCTTACAGGATTCTGCACTTGCGAAGCGTCCAGATTTCTGAAACGCGTGagtcaaagcaggaaggaCGACATTGTTAAAGAGTTGAGGCCTGAACCGAGTGTTCTGGTCCCTTTACAAGATGCTCGATGCTCTTCTATCGTCTACAAATCACTCGTTTGAATAGTATGTGTGGTTCAATCATGGTTGAATTCTGATGATGCTAATGTGTCATATGAGCGAGGTATCTTATTCGGCAATTGTTGCATCAATTTGACAAATTTTCGTACAGAAAACAACACCTATCAAACAATTGCTTATTGGTATAATAAATGCGGTTTCGTTCACTTATGATGATAACCCTGTCCCCTAAAGAAGATCGTAGAGCTTCAAAACTCCACAGTTTGCAGTAAGGTTTTTCAGACAGAGCTGTCACGATACCTTAACAGTTGTCTTCTCGACGAGGACGGTTAGCAGAGCAAAGCAAAGTTTTCAGACAAGCTCCCTGATTAAACAATTTGTCCGCTTTACATTTCCAATACATTGTTTGCTTTCCGCTTGCGTTTAGCTTTCAGTTTTCTGGAACATGATTATTCAGGtgaggaaataatttttcagtttGATCTTTTCACGCGCGTTAGTGCATGCACGTCTGCTTAGTGGGGAAATGTCACGGCCATGATTGGCTTCTTGCAGAACACTTTTGCTCGGTTTCTACTCGATCATTATTGACCATTGATCAATAATCGAGTAGAAATGGAGCAAACGAGGAAGAATTAagtgcatcaccccacaaatctggtgtggtaccggtttcaggcgggtacgGCCGACCGAGGAACGTTAttttttacgacggcttctgttgcaacgcgccacctttgggTCCCtactgcgattcgtccgaatgggttttcgacgaatcgcaggcgggaggATGCAAGGGTGgggcgctgcaatagaggacgtcgtaaaaacagcgttccggggtcgtccgtttacactgatacagagagaggtgaacagaatcaccctcttccccacaatctgtgaccccgtataggcattacccgcaccaccacagattcgtgaggtgatgcctttaagcatttcGAAGGCagaa
The Necator americanus strain Aroian chromosome I, whole genome shotgun sequence genome window above contains:
- a CDS encoding hypothetical protein (NECATOR_CHRI.G1870.T1), with translation MRTLKLQFNYLLTRNITQSDIRKSRAVRGVGFDSDHRPVLSLKIRFHKRNRGMPPQPKIDMAHLEDEECRTNFRNRQASTYNSVCDGRSTDDFNQKKRLRRKLCRQPQQDCDKEWTSGAKKLEKASPKYAINEEIVTEFEVLVCIQKMNDGKSGRDDGISAEMLKYLPSSGIREMTRSSVQYG
- a CDS encoding hypothetical protein (NECATOR_CHRI.G1871.T1); the encoded protein is MHKVLERIILDRLIKHREETTCDEQAGSRPGQFTIEQVFIVRRVIEIWQRYSKLMRLAFLDFEAAFDSPHRGRLLNTGPFLFNFAIDDIMRRTVAQCAADILLAPSGCS
- a CDS encoding hypothetical protein (NECATOR_CHRI.G1872.T1), translating into MFFILFLAACINGALSENPTHGASASSLEHILFANNDYETGNPRMGLNELKTVEPKKQRGSSTTLWLEGVNFYFDSRFTNKMRYRFWMAVKAWEKDTCIKFSRSRYAKDRIHVLETKQGCSSSVGRKGGVQTITIDRKCAHFGGFAHEIGHALGFQHTHRRNDRDSYIAINWENVMEQFKDRYQDMSTSADKDTYIKQYKGQFEKLPANESLDIGSPYDYGSIMHYPSPSKNPTMIPTDIRYQRTMGSPFISFFDLYTINELYNCTEKCRSEASAKCAVGGFPHPRNCSKCICPSGYGGDLCEDKPGKCGSILDASKDWQEFHHVQKGKEELENGYHMCTYWIKAPSEKVIEISVNQIDATSSEGCVKAGVEIKANQDQRYTGYRFCDGEDRGTNLRSHTNLVPIIYYDSEYSFIVTSLKYRYVDAEQKSVWDRFKQWVKNIFRRGKH